The region GGTTTTTAGGGGCCGATAAGATGTAAAGTCTGACTGGGTGATTCTGTGTTGTGTTGAGTTGGCTACGTAGATATAGGCAGATGTGCACCGCCGATATCGGCGCTGATCTCCCCGCGATCGATGACAAGACAATCTGTATAAcgattttatttatagttgGGGTATTGACTATCGAGTTTACTAATAGTACAAGCTTATTGGGCAAGGCAAATCTATATCAAACTTTTTGACACTATGTAGGCCCCCAAGAGGAGTATCAGTCTCGCCACGTTATATCCATCTCTATCTAGATCTATACTGAGAATCaccctccaacaccccaaCAACACCCTCATGCCTCGGCACAAGCCGAATCCGAAACGGCTTAGGGGACCTCCCAGACAACCCCTCATACTCCTTCAAATCAACCGGCTCGCCCGGAATCTCACGCATATCAAACGCCCAGAGCATCCGCGAGATAACAAGGAAGAGCTCGCGCTCGGCGACCATAATCCCGGGACACACTCGTCGCCCGATACCGAATACCCAGTGGTCGCGCTGCATGGGGTCGGGCGTTTTGGCGCTCTCGGAGGAGCTGAGGGGGTCGTCTATGTACCGTTCGGGCTGTATAAAGTTGTTATATGATTTCCTTAATGGAAGGGAAATGGTGGAATACGTACGTCGAATTCATACGGGTTTGGGTGACGCACGGGGTCTCGCTGCATTGTCCATGTATTCAGCAAGACAACTGTGTCCTTGGGAATGAACTGGTCGCCGTAGACAAAGTCCTCGCTGGTTGAATGCGGGGTGCTCAGCCATAAAGGGCTGCGGAAGCGTCCGACTTCTTTGATTATGGCGCGGCAGTAGGAGAGgttctcttcgtcgtcgttgttGGGTAGACGCTCACGGCCAACTACGTGGTCGAGCTCGGCCTGGGCCTTTTTCTGGATCTCGGGGTATGCTGGGATTATTGCGAAGAACCATTGCATTATGGCGGCGGTCTATGACAGATGTTAGGAGCAGAGAGTAAAAATGGTGTAGATGTATGTATGTACCGTCTCAACACCCCCGATCATGAAAGCAGAGACCAGCATGGCTGCGTCCAGATCATCCAAGTCATCTTTCTCGCGACACTCAACTAGAGCTCTCGCAAGACATTTCGGTACATCCACTCCTTGCTGCAGTTTCTGTTCAATCTCCGTAAGCAGCCCGCCATATGTTTCCACCAGGCCGCAGTGGAGTTTCTTTGCGCGTCTCTGCATGGCACTGGGGAAGAATTGCAGGATGGGAATGAAGTCCACGAGGTTAGATACGGGGCCAGTGCAGTTCCTATATCAGCCATCAGTACCGTATACCCTGCAGTTTCTGTTCAATCGACAAGAATGGCACGCACACAAACTCCTTGTTAAGCTCCGCGCCACGCTTCACGACCGGATGGTCGGTTCCTTCAAAGCGGGCCCCGAAAGTGATTTCAGCCATAACGCTGAATGCGCAGCAACTGGCGtgaggctggctgggtgAGCATAAAACAGACTTAACCCTCGGGGTATACGTATGTCTCAGACATACCTGGGGGCTAACGGGTATCAACCCCTGCTGACTCTCATCGAGCATGTCCTTGATGAGAGCTCTCGACTTGCGCTCCATCATCGGGACATATGTTCTTACAGCGCGCGGAGTCAGCCAGTTGTTGGCAAGACGGCGGTGCTTGCGCCTAGATATCAAACAAGGTGCAATGTCAACGAGACCCTCCTTTCAAAGACGTAGAAGGGCGAAGGTTCACCCACCACCGGTCGTTATAGGGATTGGAAACAACACCACGGAGGCTGAAGACTGTTTGGCCCTTAATATAGGTTTCCCTTCGCGAGGAGAATACCGTGCCGTTCGTGACCATCAGGTCTTTGGCGACCTTTGGGTCGGATATTATGACGAACAGTTGGCTGCCTATCCAGACTGAATAGAGCCCGCCGTATTGATGGGCCCATTTGTCCAGCGTAAGTTCAGGGAATTTGGTCAAAGATAGGAAGCAGCCTGAATTACGCCTGTCAGTCGGATATGCTGTATGATAATGTGGGGGTAAGAAACAGCATACCCAGAATAGGAAGGCCTCTGGGCCCTTTGGGGATTTGGTTGTCTCTGATATTACCGAGTGGTCGATTACAGGAAAAATAGACCATAAGGGCAAGCAACGCTGCAAGTGGCCAAAAGGTTATAGAGTGGTCAGGGAGTGTCGGCGGCAGTTCTATACTCGGAAAAGAAGCACCCGCAAGAGTCATGTTTTGATACATGGTCGCAGCTAAATATGCTTACAGGGTATGTAATAGGTTCCAGGATTTATAGCAATAATATCGAGCGTCCCCAGCTATATAGGGAAATTCTTAGTACAGGGATCCGTGTCAATCTTCCACACTTTAGGGACACCGAGGCTCGTTGACAAGGCCTTCATGAATCAGGTGTGttcatcagccagccagcccatGCAGTGTGGCTGAAAAGGATACGATATCTGCACGATTCGGACCATATCACAATGCATGCAAATTACCCACGGTCACCTGCGGATCAGAACCACTCACTGTCTAGAAGCAAGACAGGATCATCCCTGCCAACAGTATCCAGGATCCCAGATCTGAAGTGCTCTGACTCTCCAAGAGCCCACTAGCCAGTCATGGCAAATCAAACATTTCACGTCAGATCATGCGAACCATGGCATCTGCAGTATAGAGCCAAGAAATGCCCGATATGGTAAATATCGACAACAACCTGCAGGCCTGTCCGATCAACGAAACATCGGCGAGTAGAACCCGAGACCAAAGTATGCAGTCTGCAATCGATCTCCAATTTGCTGAAAGGGCCGTTGCGGAGTCAGCTTAGGTTGGAGTAAATAAGCTGCACCCCCTGTTGTCTCTTGCATCGTGCGATTATGCGGGTGACACTGTGATCTGCAGTAGGATGCACAGCAGGTCACACCGGCTTCCACCGGATATGAGACACCTGTTCTCGAGATGCGCATTGGCTTAGAATGCTGTTTGTTGCCTCTTGGATGTCCTGAAGGCTTGTTGGTATTGCCCTGGATCTGATCCAGTGGTTGAACTTGTTCTCGGGTGTGTGCGCCGTTCCCTTGGCTTCTCTTTCAGGATCCCCTTGTGGCTGAGATACTACTGCGGGGTAATCCAGTAGTATTTTAGAGGGTGCATAGTCTCAGTTCTTTGAATATTATGTAGAGGAACAGCGGTTGGATACAGGGCAGAAAATGTCATCCATCTCGGGGCACCAGAGTTCCATTCTATGTGCGAGATTTGACTCACACCAGCCAGACCAAGGACGTTTATATGGAATTAACATACTTTGAAGGTATATCGGTGTCCATGAGATTGCATGGTTATTTTGATTGGTATGTGTTTGGTGATAAAGGTAAGGAGTATGCTAAGGTTGAGTTTCCGGGTGTCAATATATAGGCTCCAGGCTGATGCCTAGCAAGATCTCCAGATTTAATGAACTAACTCTATTTGTTGTCCATGCCTTGAAGGTTATTAATGTAACTGAGATGGCTTTATCCCCCTAAGCACCTACAGGTAATCGAGAGCGTGTTCAATGATCAAGCATATTGGTTGACTGACGGACAGCTCCCGTATAACCTGCCACCACGAATTCAAATCTATATTCAGTAGTAGTAAATATACATCGCACCAGCTTACTCTACATTCTCCCTCGTGCTGGCCGATAATCACACTAAGTACACCTAGTACACTAGGCCCAATCCGCCACTGCGGCGCAGTCACCATGCATGAAACAACttttctccccctcctcccacaaACCTACCATCTCTGCCCCATCAACCCCTATCCCAGCTGACAGTCAAAATGGCACGCACCAAAGGCGCCAGAACAAGGCAATTCAAAGACCACGCAAGCAACCCATACACAGTCGTCCACTACGCCTCCACGCAGGACTCACCAATCTGCAAGCTAAGCGTCCACCTGTACACACTATCCAACCTGAATCTTGATCCCGGATCTCTCGGCAGAAGTCTCCTCGATTCGGAAACATTTGTGTTCTCGCTCGATGCAATGGACTGGTCCCCGCGGGTGGACGTTTACGCACCGCAGCCAAGCATCGAGGCTTGTATTGAGCATCACCGCAGGGAGAAAGAATACCGAGCGCGTGCGAGAGATGAGTTCCGCCGGAAAGTAGCAACCGATGCTGCTTCTACAGCgggtgaagctggagatggggatggggatgctgcGCAGCAGGCGCTCCTAAATCTAGGTGGAAAGGAACCGCTGCCGCATATTGTGCCGACGTTGTGTGTTTCTGCAGCTTTCTGGGATAGGCACCGCTGCATGTTTCAGGAGCGGTATCGCAGTTTTATTTTGGTTGTTCCGGAGGAGTGTTTGACttgggaggaagtggaggagaaggggctGTGGCTTGTGAAGTTTGATCAGGATGTTTCGCCTGCTATGGaggttgatgctgctgaTGGGGCTGCTTCGAAAGATGAGGCAGACTGGGTACATGTGAAGAGTCGGAACTGGGGCCCGCCGGTTTCTATTGAGAGGGTCTCTGTTGTGGAGGATTCAGAGattggcgaggatgatgaagctgagcCCATGGCGAGTTTGCTGGACAAGTGGACTGGCCTTACTAGTGTATTTAGTGATTGCACTTGTCGGACTGTTCATTGCGAGGGCTGCTATAAGTCTAATGGTAGGCCACATGAGGACTGTGAGGTTGAAAGGTAGGTGTCTGATTGGACTGGTAGATGCTAGCTAACATGATATAGGAGTGAGCACTATTTTGATAGTGATGGACAGTGCATTGCATGTCGACGAGAGTGGGATATCAGGAGACTTGCTGCTCTAGACAATCATTGGTATCCAGAACCCTGTTTAGAGCTAGAATATGAGGGCCTGTTTACATAATGACTACTTATACTACAAGcatattagtatattaacCTTGAATGAACCCAGCTGTAGACAGAATCATCTCGGCATCAGATCTATAATAAGGTTTAGTGGGTCCTGCGAGATCCCGCCGTTCCCGCCCTTCCGCTTCCGCTTCCCGCTTCGTCGACTGCAACTCCGTCCTCCACCTCAGATTGCGATTTCGGTGAGTATTGCTCGCGATGGATGATCAAGATCTAGTACACCAGAGAAAGCGCCGTCGGGCCAAGGTCGCCTGCGACCCATGTCGCGAGAGGAAGCGAAAGTGCGACGGCCGCCAGCCATGCGGGACGTGTACGCGACTCGAGTATGACTGCAGTTACAAGGGAATGGCAGTTCAAGTGAGAAATATACCGTCGGCATCGTCAAATAGTTTTGGAGCTGCAATAGAATCATCGGCTTCCACGGGCCAGCCAgatgagaggaggaagaggaagcaccAGTCCAGTGCCCCCGGAGTCGATGTGCACCGCCATGTCCAGCTGCTGGAGGCCAATTCAGGCGCCGCATTCGTCAGGAAGCTCGGACTGCATATTGATCCTTCGAATGCGCCTCGGCTGCATCTGTTTGCGTGGAATACCGGAGAGCGCCTGGCGAGATGCGCACCAGGGGCTGTCAGGCCGGTGATAAGCATGCTGACCGCAGCGGAGATGACTCGCCTCGCCCTGATTTACTTTGACAAAGTCGCCGAAACATACGGGTTTATAGATCgcagcctcttcttcaagcgaCTGCATGCCAGATGGAATACCTCAGGGTCCAATACAGCCTACGACTCTGTCTTCTGCGGCGTCGCGGCCCTGGCGTTGCACTTCTCAGAGCGCTTCCCCATGGCCTTCGAGCCCGATCTCGTCGAGACCGCAAAGACCCTCCTGGAGCAGAACTCCCTGCAAACGCCACCCTCCGTCGACACAGTCAAAGGCTGGATCCTGCGCGTCGCATACCTCCGCATGACCTCCACACCGCACGCAACATGGCTCGCAAGCTGCTCGCTCATGCACGTCGCCGAAGCCGCCAACATCCACCTCGAAGGACACCTAGAGACCGTCTTCAACGACAACCCGTCCGAAACAATCGCACTCgatctccgccgccgcctctgGGGTCTCGCGCAGCACTTCAACATCTGGGCCTCCTTCGACCTCGGCCGCAGCAGGATCACCCTCTCCGGCGCCTGCACCACAAAGCCAGTCGACGCCGAgccagcagcatcagcatcagcatcagaagCACCCCCAGGATCCATAGGGACACCAGGAGACTCCACCTCGCAAATCCTCTCCCTGGTCCCACTAACTGAGCGTCTAGATCCCAACAAGCCGCGCTccgtcgaagagctcgaaaaCGACATCATCCAAGTCCTCGCCGAGGCCCGCGGCGCTCCTACCGCCACCATGTCCCAGGTGAACCTCATGCTATGCATATTCCGACGCCTCCGTGCGCAGGGGTCCATCGATACACTACATCCACACATGGACCGCATCATCGCCCTGGCGATGAAAGGCCTGGACGCGTCGCTGTCTATGGTGGCTAGTTACAGTCCCTGGCATCATGCGGCGAATATCCCGTTCCAGGTTGTTTGTCTGTTGCTGGCGATCGATAGCCAGGCGTcgctggggctgttggggaGGGCGATGGGGGTGTTGAGGGCGGTTAGGGATCGGTGGGATAGTGCGGTTATGCGCGAGGCGTACAGCACGGCTGTGTTGTTGGTTTATTTGCATCAGAGGCGAAAGGAGGACGATgcgaggagtttgaggggggtgttggaggtttATTCTACCACGGCTTCGACGCCTGGGGAGCTTGGGTCGGCGTCTGCGTCGGCGTCTGCGTCTGCTGGGTTGGATGCGGATATGGGAATGGGAGGGGCTGAAATTGGGGTTGATGCACCGCAGCAGGACTGGACGGCGGCGTATGCGGCGGAGGTTTCGTGGTTGGGGAATCTGGTGTCTGATATGCCGGCGTTGAGGGAGATTGATGTAGAGCAGTTCTTGATGCAgcctggtggtggaggtggattcTCAATATGAGTCTTATGTTTCTAGTATTAACCTAAAACATTATTCCTAATCAATCGTCTATACTCCCAGTTAATGAATTCATCTATAACAAATACAGTATTAAACCTTCACCACCCCCCAACCAGCCTTACACCCCCGATAAACCCCCAAACAGCCCATTCCCACCAGAATCGCACTCCCAGAAAACATCTGCGCCCCCAGATACCTCCCCCCATCAGCCCCAATCAACGCCCCCTGGATCGCCGGCGCCGTCAAGCACGAAAAGCTCACAATCGTCATCACCATGCCCGTCCGCGTCCCCACCTTCCTCAAATCATCCGTCTGCCTCGTCGCCATAGCCGGGAAAAGAGCCTGCGCAGCTCCCGCAAACAGCCCATATATAACCGTCCACACATACAATCCCGCCGCGTCATTCTCCCGAATCCCGGCCCAGGAATACACGCAGACCGCAGAGACCAGCGAGATGAAGAGCGTAATGTTGGTTATCCCCGTGTACCGCTCCGCTATAAACCCGGGTGCACTGCGCCCCACGATCCCAACCGCATTAAGCACAATAAGCAGGTTAATCGAGTCCGAGGAGCCAGATAGATGGACCTGTTCCCTTGCAAATGTGCCCAGGTAGTAGAAGGCCATGTAGAGGCCCCAGAAGTTGAGGAACATGGCGGCCGTGAAAAAGAGGAAGGGCTTTTCGCGAAAGGCCGTCCATTCGATTACAGGGCCTGTGGGGCGCGGCGGGAGGTACGGGCTGTATGCAATTACCGATGGAATGTGGATTATGAGCAGGATGAGCGCCAGGATGCGCATTGTCCAGCCGTATCCGATGGAGGTATGTGTAAGGAGGGCGTTCGCTGTGGCTGGGTATAGGATCCCGCCTGTTGCGGCGCCGGCGGCAGCGAGTCCAACGGCGATAGGGCGCTTCTTGTGGAAGTAGGAGCCCATTACTGAGAGGCCTGGGGTGAAGATGAGGCCGCTTCCTAGGCCGACGCAGACGGCTTGACTGAGGAGGATCTGGTAGAAGcgggttgagatggaggccaTGCACAGACCAAACACTTGCAGTGTgacgccggtgatgaggcAGGGTTTGAAATAGCCCGCGTCTGTGAGGCGGCCGGAGAAGACGCcggcgaagagaaggaggaacaTCTGGATGCCCCCAATCCAGCCGATGTCGTCCTGGCTGCGGTTGAGGGCTCGAGTGTAGTATTGCTGGAAGATGCCGTAGCTGTTCGTCAGGCCCCAGGTGTTCAGGAAGACGGTGTGACACAGAGCGACGTGTAGCCAGGCTCGAAAGCCACCGTCTGGTGCTTTTGCTGCGGTGCTTTCATCTTGAGGCTTTTCGGTCTGCATGGCTGAAGATGTTGGTGTATTGGTGGATGTGGTGGATGGCAGGGTCTGCTGcatttatctattattatgACCCAGACCACGTACCCCGCTGTTCCCGCAGGGCTGATATAGTGCTCCCCAGTGTAATTGAAAAAAAATCATCAAGGCCCCAGTTTGGAGTCTCGCTTGGATGCGGACGTGCGGCATCGTCGGCATCGTCGGAACAGACTGGGAGTCATACAGTCTCTCTCGACCGAGTAGCCGAACCACCGAGCGATACAATAAGAGTCATACAAAAGGTAGTTTGAGACAGTAAGAATAAATGTAAGaaaaaattaaatagtcAATTCAGAAAAGAGCTatttttagaaaattatTGAACATACATCATATAGATCACAAAATATGCTTCAGCTGTAAATTGATACCTTGAGAATCAGAACTATAACCTCCTGTCGCAACAGGTGGAGTCGAGTACAATTAGCTAGACGTACGTACAAGGAGATATATGACTAGTCTCCTATTAGTTTTTGTTATATTAACTGTATTATTTGGTATTTATCCTGCTCCAATTTTAGAACCACTCGTCAGGCGCTGAAAGAAGTATGTGCAAGAAGTTTGATTTgcttatatttttaatatatttaattagttatcaTGAACGGACTGGATCTAACAAGTAGTCTCTGGCGTGGCCATTGTTGGAACTTGCCAGGGTTATAGATTGGGTGAAGACACTGCTTGCATTGAAGCAGTCGTATGAATTCAAAGTGCAAGAACAATATGGCATAATGCTCCAACATTCTCGGTTCTTTAAATTATCTCGCCTGTCCGATATATCACGCATGTTTTAGCTCAGTGTCTAGCCCTAAAAAGCACCTCCCAAACACTTCCCCTAAACCatcccctctccctctcccacgCCATCGTAATGAGATCCCTAC is a window of Aspergillus puulaauensis MK2 DNA, chromosome 4, nearly complete sequence DNA encoding:
- a CDS encoding uncharacterized protein (COG:G;~EggNog:ENOG410QDAA;~InterPro:IPR011701,IPR036259;~PFAM:PF07690;~TransMembrane:11 (o20-40i61-81o87-108i120-142o148-173i185-204o224-245i292-310o316-336i357-378o384-404i);~go_function: GO:0022857 - transmembrane transporter activity [Evidence IEA];~go_process: GO:0055085 - transmembrane transport [Evidence IEA]); this translates as MQTEKPQDESTAAKAPDGGFRAWLHVALCHTVFLNTWGLTNSYGIFQQYYTRALNRSQDDIGWIGGIQMFLLLFAGVFSGRLTDAGYFKPCLITGVTLQVFGLCMASISTRFYQILLSQAVCVGLGSGLIFTPGLSVMGSYFHKKRPIAVGLAAAGAATGGILYPATANALLTHTSIGYGWTMRILALILLIIHIPSVIAYSPYLPPRPTGPVIEWTAFREKPFLFFTAAMFLNFWGLYMAFYYLGTFAREQVHLSGSSDSINLLIVLNAVGIVGRSAPGFIAERYTGITNITLFISLVSAVCVYSWAGIRENDAAGLYVWTVIYGLFAGAAQALFPAMATRQTDDLRKVGTRTGMVMTIVSFSCLTAPAIQGALIGADGGRYLGAQMFSGSAILVGMGCLGVYRGCKAGWGVVKV
- a CDS encoding uncharacterized protein (COG:S;~EggNog:ENOG410PXCF) — its product is MARTKGARTRQFKDHASNPYTVVHYASTQDSPICKLSVHLYTLSNLNLDPGSLGRSLLDSETFVFSLDAMDWSPRVDVYAPQPSIEACIEHHRREKEYRARARDEFRRKVATDAASTAGEAGDGDGDAAQQALLNLGGKEPLPHIVPTLCVSAAFWDRHRCMFQERYRSFILVVPEECLTWEEVEEKGLWLVKFDQDVSPAMEVDAADGAASKDEADWVHVKSRNWGPPVSIERVSVVEDSEIGEDDEAEPMASLLDKWTGLTSVFSDCTCRTVHCEGCYKSNGRPHEDCEVERSEHYFDSDGQCIACRREWDIRRLAALDNHWYPEPCLELEYEGLFT
- a CDS encoding cytochrome P450 (COG:Q;~EggNog:ENOG410PJG6;~InterPro:IPR001128,IPR017972,IPR002401,IPR036396;~PFAM:PF00067;~TransMembrane:2 (o26-43i311-334o);~go_function: GO:0005506 - iron ion binding [Evidence IEA];~go_function: GO:0016705 - oxidoreductase activity, acting on paired donors, with incorporation or reduction of molecular oxygen [Evidence IEA];~go_function: GO:0020037 - heme binding [Evidence IEA];~go_process: GO:0055114 - oxidation-reduction process [Evidence IEA]) — encoded protein: MYQNMTLAGASFPSIELPPTLPDHSITFWPLAALLALMVYFSCNRPLGNIRDNQIPKGPRGLPILGCFLSLTKFPELTLDKWAHQYGGLYSVWIGSQLFVIISDPKVAKDLMVTNGTVFSSRRETYIKGQTVFSLRGVVSNPYNDRWRKHRRLANNWLTPRAVRTYVPMMERKSRALIKDMLDESQQGLIPVSPQPHASCCAFSVMAEITFGARFEGTDHPVVKRGAELNKEFVNCTGPVSNLVDFIPILQFFPSAMQRRAKKLHCGLVETYGGLLTEIEQKLQQGVDVPKCLARALVECREKDDLDDLDAAMLVSAFMIGGVETTAAIMQWFFAIIPAYPEIQKKAQAELDHVVGRERLPNNDDEENLSYCRAIIKEVGRFRSPLWLSTPHSTSEDFVYGDQFIPKDTVVLLNTWTMQRDPVRHPNPYEFDPERYIDDPLSSSESAKTPDPMQRDHWVFGIGRRVCPGIMVAERELFLVISRMLWAFDMREIPGEPVDLKEYEGLSGRSPKPFRIRLVPRHEGVVGVLEGDSQYRSR
- a CDS encoding uncharacterized protein (COG:K;~EggNog:ENOG410PVFB;~InterPro:IPR036864,IPR001138;~PFAM:PF00172;~go_function: GO:0000981 - DNA-binding transcription factor activity, RNA polymerase II-specific [Evidence IEA];~go_function: GO:0008270 - zinc ion binding [Evidence IEA];~go_process: GO:0006355 - regulation of transcription, DNA-templated [Evidence IEA]), whose protein sequence is MDDQDLVHQRKRRRAKVACDPCRERKRKCDGRQPCGTCTRLEYDCSYKGMAVQVRNIPSASSNSFGAAIESSASTGQPDERRKRKHQSSAPGVDVHRHVQLLEANSGAAFVRKLGLHIDPSNAPRLHLFAWNTGERLARCAPGAVRPVISMLTAAEMTRLALIYFDKVAETYGFIDRSLFFKRLHARWNTSGSNTAYDSVFCGVAALALHFSERFPMAFEPDLVETAKTLLEQNSLQTPPSVDTVKGWILRVAYLRMTSTPHATWLASCSLMHVAEAANIHLEGHLETVFNDNPSETIALDLRRRLWGLAQHFNIWASFDLGRSRITLSGACTTKPVDAEPAASASASEAPPGSIGTPGDSTSQILSLVPLTERLDPNKPRSVEELENDIIQVLAEARGAPTATMSQVNLMLCIFRRLRAQGSIDTLHPHMDRIIALAMKGLDASLSMVASYSPWHHAANIPFQVVCLLLAIDSQASLGLLGRAMGVLRAVRDRWDSAVMREAYSTAVLLVYLHQRRKEDDARSLRGVLEVYSTTASTPGELGSASASASASAGLDADMGMGGAEIGVDAPQQDWTAAYAAEVSWLGNLVSDMPALREIDVEQFLMQPGGGGGFSI